A window of Dorea formicigenerans contains these coding sequences:
- a CDS encoding glycosyltransferase family 2 protein yields the protein MILEENLKEVKERDFLKICNHYDDLVQIETKLIFGKHYDDKVFLTIILPVYDHPEEFIKRALDSALNQNCNYKYQIIVIDDYAIEEQTVTEKYVRKLNDSRVIYYKNMKNMGVFGNWNRAILLAKSEWICFLHSDDFLKDNYLQNMYDIVRSHPDIDQLACNYKKLDFLNGEVDVQSEIHGTSGKRKLRKVKYTEYLYEMKTSVKGSFYKRDKLIEIGGFRSQGDGIGLDDYPLMMKFAYYFNTYLLEEELYLNSWACNDSLNTKHWYPELVENYYMWLYFAKKEKNIKRFFYEKAAKYLLLERARIYKSGKSWVGVPIKVDYGELKHDCELTNIDINRLLEAISFVMVYIFQKQKNRIGIEELVNIEEMKTGDSE from the coding sequence ATGATATTAGAAGAAAACTTAAAAGAAGTGAAAGAAAGAGATTTTTTGAAAATCTGTAATCATTACGATGATTTGGTACAGATTGAAACAAAACTTATATTTGGGAAACATTATGACGATAAAGTTTTTCTTACAATTATTCTTCCTGTGTATGATCATCCAGAGGAATTTATAAAAAGGGCTTTAGACAGTGCATTAAATCAAAATTGTAATTATAAGTATCAAATAATAGTCATAGATGATTATGCTATAGAAGAACAGACAGTTACTGAAAAATATGTAAGAAAATTAAATGATTCGAGAGTAATATATTACAAAAATATGAAAAATATGGGAGTGTTTGGAAATTGGAATAGAGCAATTTTACTTGCAAAATCTGAGTGGATATGTTTTTTACATAGTGATGATTTTTTAAAGGATAATTATTTACAGAATATGTATGATATTGTAAGAAGTCATCCGGATATAGATCAATTAGCGTGCAATTATAAAAAACTTGATTTTTTAAATGGAGAGGTTGATGTACAAAGTGAAATACACGGTACTTCAGGCAAAAGAAAACTTAGAAAGGTAAAGTATACAGAGTATTTATATGAAATGAAAACATCTGTAAAAGGATCGTTTTATAAAAGAGATAAGTTGATAGAGATAGGTGGATTTAGAAGTCAAGGAGATGGAATTGGACTTGATGATTATCCACTTATGATGAAATTCGCTTATTACTTCAATACTTATTTACTTGAAGAAGAACTATATTTAAATTCATGGGCATGCAATGACAGTTTAAATACTAAGCATTGGTACCCAGAGCTCGTTGAAAACTATTATATGTGGTTATATTTTGCAAAAAAAGAAAAAAATATAAAAAGATTTTTTTATGAAAAAGCTGCGAAATATCTATTATTGGAACGTGCTAGAATTTACAAATCTGGAAAAAGTTGGGTAGGAGTTCCGATTAAAGTTGATTATGGAGAATTAAAACATGATTGTGAGTTAACCAATATAGACATAAATCGCCTTTTGGAAGCTATTTCATTTGTCATGGTTTATATATTTCAAAAACAAAAAAATAGAATTGGAATTGAAGAGTTAGTTAACATAGAAGAAATGAAAACTGGTGATAGTGAGTAA
- a CDS encoding N-acetylmuramoyl-L-alanine amidase: MKRLKKINKRICAAVMIIAMGLSMISGTRVLAAEEMNTDTKREDESEIITQPEETEVTNPETETKEETINENIDKNISNDDKITEDIALEVQKPMIQYVYVEKPNLQVGEKQKIVVSFSENIDADEVVLLYQKENSLDVLETNVTNEEDGAKEFDILFPNESDMGTYYIQGVKIYNGSEEIVYNFKEIGIDAKFGVEEYCETEPDAIVENADNSTAVSDEVGISVMSLDDEGNIEDNTEVEESVNKEINSENDIAVYSENTEKTAKPYVIVLDPGHGGYDGGANGNGVNEKDLTLKIAKYCKKYLEQQGNAKVYMTRNDDTYVSLAGRVDYAASVNANLFVSIHLNSGGGHGAEVYYPNSNYRSDIGSEGKTLAQSVQDELIALGIYSRGIKIRNSQDSKYPDGSTQDYYAVIQRSKRAGFPGIIIEHAFIDSTNDFSAFLNSDEKLERLGKADATGILKYLGIGKGEWKQENNGWRYQYTSGEFAINKWEYIDGFWYFFDGNGYRQTGFVEIAGIIYHFDSDGKMSIGWEKINGKYYYFSSSGAKQTGWVKPYDTWYYLNQDGVMQTGWLRFTDVTYYLDESGALVEGWRWIDGKCYYFKSGGSMARDTWIGDSYVDKDGVWIKGKVKENEWVQVGNEKWYRHADGSYTRSNWEKIDGKWYFFDQNGWLKRSCWVKPYDTWYYVDSEGVMQTGWLKLTEGTYYLDESGALVEGWRWIDGKCYYFKSGGSMARDTWIGDSYVDKDGVWIKGKVKENEWVQVGNEKWYRHADGSYTRSNWEKIDGKWYFFDQNGWLKRSCWVKPYDTWYYVDSDGVMQTGWLRFTDVTYYLDESGALVEGWRWIDGKCYYFKSGGSMARDTWIGDSYVDKDGIWIEGKTKNQAQWIKVGNEKWYRHADGSYTRSNWEKIDGKWYFFDQNGWLKRSCWVKPYDTWYYVDAEGVMQTGWLKLTEGTYYLDESGALVEGWRVIDDTMYYFRSGGSLRYSGVTTIMGTSRLGSTKNTVVDKLEKMYLKSGRIYPAYYSQYGGATTIREFCEIIYEEATDENIKPEVVFGQAMKETGYLQFGGDVQIEQFNFAGLGATGNGVHGNSFANIREGIRAQVQHLKAYASKDSLNHDCVDVRFGYVNRGSAPYVEWLGIKENPNKAGWAASSEYGIDLVEKYISPMYKL; encoded by the coding sequence TTGAAAAGACTAAAAAAAATTAATAAGAGAATATGTGCAGCCGTGATGATTATCGCTATGGGATTATCAATGATATCAGGAACGAGAGTATTGGCGGCAGAAGAAATGAATACTGATACAAAGCGAGAAGATGAATCGGAGATTATTACACAACCAGAAGAAACAGAGGTAACAAATCCAGAGACAGAAACAAAAGAAGAGACTATTAATGAAAATATAGATAAAAACATTTCGAATGATGATAAAATAACAGAAGATATTGCACTGGAAGTACAGAAACCTATGATACAGTATGTTTATGTTGAAAAGCCTAATTTACAAGTAGGAGAAAAACAGAAAATCGTAGTTTCATTTTCAGAAAATATAGATGCTGATGAAGTGGTTCTGTTATATCAAAAAGAAAATTCATTAGATGTCTTGGAAACAAATGTGACTAATGAAGAGGATGGGGCAAAAGAATTTGATATTTTATTTCCAAATGAATCAGATATGGGAACATATTATATTCAAGGAGTAAAAATATATAATGGAAGTGAAGAGATAGTATACAATTTTAAAGAAATAGGAATCGATGCTAAATTTGGAGTAGAAGAATATTGTGAAACAGAACCAGATGCAATAGTGGAGAATGCTGATAATTCAACAGCAGTCTCCGATGAGGTGGGAATTTCAGTAATGTCTTTAGATGATGAAGGCAATATTGAGGATAATACAGAAGTAGAAGAAAGTGTAAATAAAGAAATAAACAGCGAAAATGATATTGCAGTTTATTCTGAGAATACAGAAAAAACTGCAAAGCCGTATGTCATTGTTTTGGATCCAGGACATGGAGGGTACGATGGAGGTGCAAACGGTAATGGAGTAAATGAAAAAGATTTAACATTAAAAATAGCTAAATACTGTAAAAAATATTTAGAGCAACAAGGAAACGCTAAAGTATATATGACTAGGAACGATGATACATATGTTAGTTTGGCAGGGAGAGTAGACTATGCAGCTAGTGTTAATGCGAATCTTTTTGTAAGTATTCATTTGAATTCAGGAGGGGGACATGGAGCGGAAGTATATTATCCTAATAGTAATTATCGCTCAGATATTGGAAGTGAAGGAAAAACATTGGCACAAAGTGTACAAGATGAGTTAATTGCACTTGGAATTTATAGTAGGGGGATAAAAATAAGAAATAGTCAAGATTCAAAGTATCCGGATGGTTCGACACAAGATTACTATGCTGTAATTCAGCGGAGCAAACGTGCAGGATTTCCGGGGATTATAATTGAGCATGCGTTTATTGATAGCACTAATGATTTTTCAGCTTTTTTGAATTCAGACGAAAAACTGGAACGATTGGGAAAAGCTGATGCAACGGGAATATTAAAATATCTTGGAATTGGTAAAGGAGAGTGGAAACAAGAAAACAACGGTTGGAGATATCAGTATACATCAGGGGAATTTGCGATTAATAAATGGGAGTACATAGATGGATTTTGGTATTTTTTTGATGGAAACGGGTATAGACAAACGGGGTTTGTAGAAATTGCAGGAATCATTTATCATTTTGATAGTGATGGTAAAATGTCAATTGGTTGGGAAAAAATAAATGGCAAATATTATTATTTTAGCTCATCTGGTGCAAAACAAACTGGTTGGGTGAAACCATATGATACCTGGTATTATCTGAATCAGGATGGAGTGATGCAGACGGGGTGGCTGAGATTTACAGATGTAACATATTATCTAGATGAGTCAGGAGCATTAGTAGAAGGCTGGAGATGGATAGACGGGAAATGCTATTACTTTAAATCCGGAGGTTCCATGGCAAGAGATACATGGATTGGTGACAGCTATGTAGATAAAGATGGAGTATGGATAAAAGGCAAAGTAAAAGAAAATGAATGGGTACAAGTAGGAAATGAGAAATGGTATCGTCATGCAGATGGAAGTTATACGAGGTCAAACTGGGAAAAGATAGATGGAAAGTGGTACTTTTTTGATCAGAATGGCTGGCTAAAGAGAAGCTGCTGGGTAAAGCCATATGATACATGGTATTATGTGGATTCCGAAGGGGTGATGCAGACGGGCTGGTTAAAGTTAACAGAAGGAACGTATTATCTGGATGAATCCGGAGCATTAGTAGAAGGCTGGAGATGGATAGACGGGAAATGCTATTACTTTAAATCCGGAGGTTCCATGGCAAGAGATACATGGATTGGTGACAGCTATGTAGATAAAGATGGAGTATGGATAAAAGGCAAAGTAAAAGAAAATGAATGGGTACAAGTAGGAAATGAGAAATGGTATCGTCATGCAGATGGAAGTTATACGAGGTCAAACTGGGAAAAGATAGATGGAAAGTGGTACTTTTTTGATCAGAATGGCTGGCTAAAGAGAAGCTGCTGGGTAAAGCCATATGATACATGGTATTATGTGGATTCCGACGGGGTGATGCAGACGGGGTGGCTGAGATTTACAGATGTAACATATTATCTAGATGAGTCAGGGGCATTAGTAGAAGGCTGGAGATGGATAGACGGGAAATGCTATTACTTTAAATCCGGAGGTTCCATGGCAAGAGATACATGGATTGGTGACAGCTATGTAGACAAAGATGGAATATGGATAGAAGGAAAAACGAAAAATCAGGCTCAGTGGATAAAAGTAGGAAATGAGAAATGGTATCGTCATGCAGATGGAAGTTATACAAGGTCAAACTGGGAAAAGATAGATGGAAAGTGGTACTTTTTTGATCAGAATGGCTGGCTGAAAAGAAGCTGCTGGGTAAAACCATATGATACATGGTACTATGTGGATGCAGAAGGAGTGATGCAGACAGGCTGGTTAAAATTAACAGAAGGAACGTATTATCTGGATGAATCTGGAGCATTAGTAGAAGGTTGGAGAGTTATTGATGACACAATGTATTATTTCCGTTCTGGAGGCTCTTTACGTTACAGTGGTGTGACGACAATTATGGGAACTAGTAGATTGGGATCTACTAAAAATACTGTTGTGGACAAACTGGAAAAAATGTATTTAAAGAGTGGCAGAATATATCCTGCATATTATTCACAATATGGTGGAGCGACTACAATTAGAGAATTTTGTGAAATAATATATGAAGAAGCTACAGATGAAAATATAAAACCTGAAGTAGTATTTGGACAAGCCATGAAAGAGACAGGTTATTTACAATTTGGAGGAGATGTTCAGATAGAGCAGTTTAATTTTGCCGGATTAGGGGCAACTGGAAATGGTGTACATGGAAACAGTTTTGCTAATATTAGAGAGGGAATACGTGCTCAGGTACAACATTTGAAAGCATACGCATCTAAAGATTCTTTGAATCATGATTGTGTAGATGTGCGCTTTGGATATGTGAATAGGGGGAGTGCGCCATATGTAGAGTGGCTTGGAATAAAGGAAAATCCTAATAAAGCAGGCTGGGCTGCAAGTAGTGAATATGGAATAGATTTAGTTGAAAAATATATTAGCCCAATGTATAAACTATAG
- a CDS encoding glycosyltransferase family 2 protein has translation MKHVFVICAYKESPYLEECINSLIRQTKKSNIIIVTSTPNPYIHNMANKYEIDYYVNEGQGGITQDWNFGYKCALEKYHSEYITIAHQDDFYETNYLSTVLKEAEKASHPLIIFGDYYEIRNGCKVYKNRLLKIKRLMLLPLRIKILQKSKWVRRRILSLGSPICCPSVTFTTHNLPDVIFENHYRACEDWEAWEKISKLNGEFIYISRPVMGHRIHEDSETTAAIGDNKRTKEEYEMFCKFWPKMFARLLLKQYSKGQQSNQLNVDKLKKK, from the coding sequence ATGAAGCATGTATTTGTAATTTGCGCATATAAGGAAAGCCCGTATTTAGAGGAATGTATAAATTCATTGATAAGACAAACGAAAAAGAGTAATATTATTATTGTTACATCTACACCTAATCCATATATACATAATATGGCTAATAAGTATGAAATAGATTATTATGTAAATGAGGGACAAGGTGGAATTACACAGGATTGGAATTTTGGATATAAATGTGCTTTAGAAAAATATCATAGTGAATATATTACGATAGCACATCAAGATGATTTTTATGAAACGAATTATTTATCTACTGTACTAAAAGAGGCTGAAAAAGCGTCCCATCCATTAATTATATTTGGCGACTATTATGAAATTAGAAATGGCTGTAAAGTATATAAGAATCGATTACTGAAAATTAAGCGTTTGATGTTATTACCGCTTCGAATTAAAATATTACAAAAATCGAAATGGGTTAGACGAAGAATATTATCTTTAGGATCACCAATATGTTGTCCTTCAGTTACTTTTACTACCCATAATTTACCTGATGTAATATTTGAAAATCATTACCGCGCATGCGAAGATTGGGAAGCCTGGGAAAAAATTTCAAAATTGAATGGAGAATTTATATATATTTCTCGACCTGTAATGGGACATAGAATACATGAAGATTCAGAAACTACAGCAGCTATAGGTGATAATAAACGTACGAAAGAAGAATATGAGATGTTTTGCAAATTTTGGCCAAAGATGTTTGCGAGACTTTTATTAAAACAATATTCGAAAGGACAGCAATCGAACCAGTTAAATGTCGATAAGCTGAAGAAAAAATAA
- a CDS encoding oligosaccharide flippase family protein, which produces MEQQNDNTQTAKTAILNTVANCISLVVGMIMIPIVTRVLSTEQMGIANTFISTRNTVVIIITCSVYAYVHKAMIEFKDEKKSYIFSIIVFSILAVVISFCISLIFKEKLMKLLSLDNFLYYWLFISCLGFALYSIADYYCIFQNKYYIVAMIVLSVGPISQFLSVGLSYVLENDKYIGRVIGLDFVYLLVAVCLIVWMFVGRRPKFKTKYVKTTLAFTIPIIPHLLSQMVLTQCDLVMISYFCGSSKSGIYSMGHTVGFLALTVMSQIMASWSPWVYRRMEDKEFKTIFDNSKLIVLVGAFISIGLLTISTELIKIFLTDVYSPCIYIVPTLVVAMFFQFIYIFVYDFQFFNKKAKSIAASSIVAAIFNLITNYIFIPKFGFLAAGFTTLASYFVLLMINYFFTVRIGINKVYDIKQLFAWTIVVGVYALICVKLKNEFIVRYIMFIGFSLVLLKIKSRDLIRLLKNFK; this is translated from the coding sequence ATGGAACAGCAGAATGATAATACACAAACGGCCAAAACCGCAATATTAAATACAGTTGCTAATTGTATCTCACTTGTTGTGGGTATGATAATGATACCGATTGTAACAAGAGTTTTGTCAACTGAACAGATGGGAATTGCTAATACATTTATATCTACAAGAAACACGGTTGTTATAATTATTACATGTTCCGTATATGCATATGTTCATAAAGCAATGATAGAATTTAAAGATGAGAAAAAGAGCTACATATTTAGTATAATTGTTTTCTCGATTCTTGCAGTTGTGATTAGCTTTTGTATAAGTCTTATTTTTAAAGAGAAGTTAATGAAGCTATTATCTTTAGATAATTTTTTATATTATTGGTTGTTCATAAGTTGCCTTGGCTTTGCATTATATAGTATAGCGGATTATTATTGTATTTTTCAAAATAAGTATTATATAGTTGCCATGATAGTGTTGAGTGTTGGACCAATTTCGCAGTTCTTATCAGTGGGACTATCCTATGTATTGGAAAATGATAAATACATTGGACGAGTTATCGGTTTGGATTTTGTATATCTGTTGGTTGCGGTCTGTTTGATTGTTTGGATGTTTGTTGGAAGAAGACCGAAATTTAAAACAAAATATGTAAAAACTACATTGGCATTTACAATTCCGATAATACCACATCTGTTATCGCAGATGGTATTGACCCAATGTGATTTAGTTATGATTTCATATTTTTGTGGTAGTAGTAAATCGGGAATTTATAGTATGGGTCATACGGTGGGCTTTTTGGCACTTACTGTGATGTCCCAGATAATGGCATCATGGTCACCATGGGTATACAGGAGAATGGAAGATAAAGAATTTAAAACGATTTTTGATAATTCGAAGTTGATAGTTTTAGTTGGAGCTTTTATTTCAATAGGGCTTTTGACGATATCAACAGAGCTTATAAAGATTTTTTTGACAGACGTGTACTCTCCGTGTATTTATATAGTTCCAACGCTTGTGGTGGCAATGTTTTTCCAGTTTATTTATATATTTGTATATGATTTTCAGTTTTTTAATAAGAAAGCAAAATCAATCGCAGCTTCATCTATAGTGGCAGCAATTTTTAATCTTATAACAAATTATATATTTATTCCGAAATTTGGATTTTTAGCTGCAGGGTTTACTACATTAGCAAGCTATTTTGTTTTACTTATGATAAATTATTTTTTTACTGTGAGAATAGGGATAAATAAAGTTTATGATATCAAACAATTGTTTGCATGGACAATTGTTGTTGGAGTATATGCATTAATATGTGTTAAATTAAAAAATGAATTTATTGTAAGATACATTATGTTTATAGGTTTTTCATTGGTATTGTTAAAAATAAAATCAAGGGATTTAATAAGACTGCTGAAAAATTTCAAATAG
- a CDS encoding glycosyltransferase family 2 protein, producing the protein MVKVSVIIPIYNVEKYLKRCLQSVVRQTYVDYEVICVNDCSPDNSQFIIDEYEKRYPQLIKSYINEENLGLGKTREVGINNSNGQYLMFIDSDDYIAPDYIETYYNAMQKGKYDVVIGGYTRDLEGKLKKHFAKHSIWSLATYPIACAKMYRKEFLLKNQVKFSTIRCGEDIYFSMALYCANPQYKVIDYCGYHYYYNRESITGSMNYEKNHEKFIVSIFNEFMENYDIYNLKMKDRKVIEYVYIANMVNALITYGHGGGIRRMKEKYEYWIKDMKKRFPQYRKNPYVGILKPKGQTWKIKLGVGLIGDLEKIHCAKPLLYIISLV; encoded by the coding sequence ATGGTTAAAGTTAGTGTAATAATACCGATATATAATGTTGAAAAATATTTGAAAAGATGTTTACAAAGTGTAGTTCGACAGACATATGTAGATTATGAAGTTATTTGCGTTAATGACTGTAGTCCGGATAATAGTCAGTTTATAATTGATGAGTACGAAAAAAGATATCCTCAACTTATCAAAAGTTATATTAATGAAGAAAATTTAGGACTGGGAAAAACACGTGAGGTGGGAATAAACAATTCAAATGGACAATATTTGATGTTTATAGATAGTGATGATTATATAGCACCTGATTATATAGAAACATATTATAACGCTATGCAAAAAGGCAAGTACGATGTAGTTATAGGTGGATATACCAGGGACTTAGAAGGAAAGTTAAAAAAACATTTTGCCAAACATAGTATATGGAGTTTAGCTACATATCCTATTGCGTGTGCAAAAATGTATAGAAAAGAGTTTTTATTAAAAAATCAGGTAAAATTTTCAACAATTCGTTGTGGAGAAGATATATATTTTAGTATGGCACTATATTGTGCAAACCCTCAATATAAAGTGATAGATTATTGTGGATATCATTATTATTATAATAGGGAATCTATTACAGGTTCAATGAATTATGAAAAAAATCATGAAAAATTCATAGTGAGTATCTTTAATGAATTTATGGAAAATTATGACATATATAATTTGAAAATGAAAGATAGAAAAGTGATAGAATATGTATATATTGCTAATATGGTAAATGCTTTGATTACATATGGCCATGGTGGTGGAATACGAAGAATGAAGGAGAAGTATGAGTATTGGATAAAAGACATGAAAAAGCGGTTTCCACAATATAGAAAGAACCCATATGTAGGAATATTAAAACCAAAAGGACAGACTTGGAAAATAAAATTGGGCGTTGGTTTGATTGGTGATTTGGAAAAAATTCATTGTGCAAAACCGTTACTATATATAATTTCGTTGGTATAA
- a CDS encoding glycosyltransferase family 2 protein — protein METCKVTVIVAVYNAARYLERCVNSICLQTYKNLEIILVNDGSTDNSGEICDDFAKNDKRVLVIHQSNKGVSAARNIGINRAHGEYMMFVDADDFLERRMISLLIKHVEDNYLTICGYYIDIEKNEIESSKKMLYEQVNVSKVNKEKVVDVYKKGLLSSVWNKMYLTRIIRNSGLFFLDNLSLGEDALFNLKYITVSNCDFIILNEPLYHYVKRKNESLNQKYRSDFFEIQIKLFESIIDFGNNVRISKDDMNELNCLYFNALVVAIDNLYCNRKKMTSAEYNAKMNCLKNEKIYKRLIKGINGKDKVICFIRYQLIKSGAFVVDWKIREVIKRKLGVE, from the coding sequence TTGGAAACTTGTAAAGTAACAGTGATTGTTGCGGTGTATAATGCAGCAAGATACCTGGAAAGATGCGTAAATAGCATATGTTTGCAAACATATAAGAATTTGGAAATCATTTTGGTGAATGATGGGTCAACAGACAATTCTGGAGAAATATGCGATGATTTTGCAAAAAATGATAAACGAGTATTAGTGATTCATCAATCAAATAAAGGAGTCTCCGCAGCGCGTAACATAGGAATTAATAGAGCGCATGGAGAATATATGATGTTTGTTGATGCAGATGACTTCTTAGAGAGAAGAATGATAAGTTTATTAATAAAGCATGTTGAAGACAACTACTTAACTATCTGCGGATATTACATAGACATCGAAAAAAATGAAATTGAAAGTTCAAAGAAAATGTTATATGAACAAGTAAATGTATCAAAAGTTAATAAAGAAAAAGTGGTGGATGTATATAAAAAAGGTTTGCTAAGTTCTGTGTGGAATAAAATGTATTTGACAAGAATAATAAGAAATAGTGGATTATTCTTTTTGGATAATTTGAGTTTGGGGGAAGATGCACTATTTAATTTGAAGTATATAACAGTTTCAAATTGTGATTTTATTATACTAAATGAACCTTTGTATCATTATGTTAAGAGAAAAAATGAAAGCTTAAATCAGAAGTATCGTTCGGATTTCTTTGAAATACAAATAAAATTATTTGAAAGTATAATTGATTTTGGAAATAATGTTCGTATTAGTAAAGATGATATGAATGAATTAAATTGTCTTTATTTTAATGCGTTGGTGGTAGCAATAGACAATTTGTATTGTAATCGTAAAAAGATGACATCTGCAGAGTATAATGCTAAAATGAATTGTTTGAAGAATGAAAAAATATATAAAAGATTAATCAAAGGGATAAATGGGAAAGATAAAGTGATATGTTTTATTCGTTATCAACTGATAAAAAGTGGAGCATTTGTTGTAGATTGGAAAATTAGAGAGGTAATAAAAAGAAAACTTGGAGTGGAATGA
- a CDS encoding L,D-transpeptidase family protein: MKRKSIIYLGVALISFVLLNGNVRAEENIQLTDTDIESIGDNDAVKSEMHFGWLLVDSKWYYFEEPNMEHPGEMVKDCVMTIGDGTYFFNSNGCMLTGWIRKPEGWYYADESGRMVKGWKYINGAYYYFDAANEEHPGLMLCDGKYEIEGDTYFFEGGGCMLRGWIREPEGWYYADDSGRMAKGWRYINGAYYYLNGENAEYPGLMLCNGRYDIDGDSYFFEGGGCMLTGWQRKPEGWYYADASGRIAKGWRYINGAYYYLNGENAEYPGLMLCDGRYDIDGDSYFFEGGGCMLTGWQRKPEGWYYADASGRIAKGWRYINGAYYYLNGENAEYPGLMLCNGRYDIDGDSYFFEGGGCMLTGWQRKPEGWYYADASGRIAKGWRYINGAYYYLDGENAEHPGLMISQCKRKIGDYEYVFEADGRMKTGWSKENGAWYYYDQSGLLATGWRSVNGAWYYLDPENNKMVEGCWKKINDSWYFLQSGGAMAQNWLELNGNWYYMATDGAMKTGWQLVGGTWYYLYTLNDSHGGSEGVMARNTYIDGYYLSSSGAMMTREQSLMASRAQMYSSNTEWLVLVDRASCKVGVFRGAKGMWNLVNYWDCSPGKDSTPTVSGVFRVGIRGYYFDSGNARCYWYTQFYGNYLFHSVLYSKYNGSLIDGRLGMHLSHGCVRMDINNAKWIYDTIPSGSTVVVY, translated from the coding sequence ATGAAAAGAAAGTCGATAATATATTTAGGAGTAGCGTTGATATCTTTTGTGCTGTTGAATGGAAATGTACGAGCAGAAGAAAACATTCAGCTGACAGATACAGATATCGAATCTATAGGAGATAACGATGCTGTGAAATCTGAAATGCACTTCGGTTGGTTATTAGTTGATTCGAAATGGTATTATTTTGAAGAGCCGAATATGGAACATCCAGGTGAAATGGTAAAAGATTGTGTGATGACAATTGGGGATGGTACATATTTTTTTAATTCTAATGGATGTATGTTAACAGGTTGGATAAGAAAACCGGAAGGTTGGTATTATGCAGATGAAAGCGGTCGAATGGTTAAAGGGTGGAAATATATAAATGGAGCATATTATTATTTCGATGCAGCTAATGAAGAACATCCAGGATTGATGTTATGTGATGGAAAGTATGAAATAGAAGGAGACACATATTTCTTCGAAGGCGGCGGCTGCATGTTGAGAGGTTGGATAAGAGAACCAGAAGGATGGTATTATGCAGATGACAGTGGTCGGATGGCAAAAGGCTGGAGATATATAAATGGAGCATATTACTATCTCAATGGAGAGAATGCAGAATATCCAGGACTAATGTTATGTAACGGAAGATATGACATAGATGGAGACTCCTATTTCTTTGAAGGTGGAGGTTGCATGCTGACAGGATGGCAAAGGAAACCGGAAGGCTGGTATTATGCGGATGCGAGTGGACGAATAGCAAAAGGCTGGAGATATATAAATGGCGCATATTACTATCTTAATGGAGAGAATGCAGAATATCCAGGACTGATGTTATGTGACGGAAGATATGACATAGATGGAGATTCCTATTTCTTTGAAGGCGGAGGTTGCATGCTGACAGGATGGCAGAGGAAACCGGAAGGTTGGTATTATGCAGATGCGAGTGGACGAATAGCAAAAGGCTGGAGATATATAAATGGTGCATATTACTATCTCAATGGAGAGAATGCAGAATATCCAGGACTGATGTTATGCAACGGAAGATATGACATAGATGGAGATTCCTATTTCTTTGAAGGCGGAGGCTGTATGCTGACAGGATGGCAGAGAAAACCAGAAGGCTGGTATTATGCAGATGCGAGTGGACGAATAGCAAAAGGCTGGAGATATATAAATGGTGCATATTACTATCTTGATGGAGAAAATGCAGAACACCCAGGGTTAATGATTTCTCAATGCAAACGAAAAATTGGTGACTATGAATATGTTTTTGAAGCTGATGGAAGAATGAAAACTGGGTGGTCAAAAGAAAATGGAGCATGGTACTATTATGATCAATCAGGGTTACTGGCTACTGGTTGGAGAAGTGTAAATGGAGCATGGTATTACCTTGACCCTGAAAACAATAAAATGGTGGAGGGATGTTGGAAAAAAATAAATGATTCTTGGTATTTTTTACAATCTGGCGGTGCAATGGCTCAAAACTGGCTTGAATTAAATGGTAATTGGTATTATATGGCAACAGATGGAGCTATGAAAACGGGGTGGCAGCTAGTTGGTGGCACTTGGTATTATTTATATACCTTAAATGATTCGCATGGCGGAAGTGAAGGTGTTATGGCTCGGAATACATATATTGATGGATATTACTTAAGTAGCAGTGGAGCTATGATGACTCGGGAACAGTCGCTTATGGCAAGCAGAGCACAAATGTATTCCAGCAATACAGAATGGTTGGTGTTAGTAGATCGTGCAAGTTGTAAGGTTGGAGTATTTCGTGGTGCTAAAGGGATGTGGAATCTGGTAAATTATTGGGATTGCTCACCAGGAAAAGATTCAACTCCAACGGTATCAGGAGTATTTCGTGTAGGAATCAGAGGGTACTACTTTGATTCAGGTAATGCAAGATGCTATTGGTACACTCAATTTTATGGTAATTATTTGTTCCATAGTGTATTGTATAGTAAGTATAATGGAAGCTTGATAGATGGCAGGCTGGGAATGCATTTGTCGCATGGTTGTGTAAGAATGGATATTAATAATGCAAAATGGATATATGATACAATACCGAGTGGAAGTACTGTGGTTGTATATTAA